One region of Aurantimonas sp. HBX-1 genomic DNA includes:
- a CDS encoding pyridoxamine 5'-phosphate oxidase family protein — protein sequence MTTPSSPFHPGEIEAQQRAGTEADAAAGGRFIRDSMPEQHREFFAALPFVVVASGDETGQPWVTILEGQQGFVASPDVGHLSIAARPGPGDPLKAALGPGSAIGMLGIELSTRRRNRLNGTVSGNGDGLEIAVRQSFGNCPQYINERGWSRVPTPAAPSPRISDRLDADQIAQIGKADTFFIGSGHAADGREASDGFDASHRGGRPGFVRVADERTILIPDYAGNRFFNTIGNIVADPRAGLLFVDFATGGMLHVAGRAEIDWQPVASHDPNAQRMITVRVETVVDRPGALSLRWSTDSVERMDLEIVDRIAESETITSFIIANADGTPLPPFEAGQYLPIALAIPGVSETVKRTYSLSGSPRDDTWRISVKRENDGLASRFFHDHVEAGDRIAAWRPAGEFLLPEGEAGLVLVSAGVGATAVLPMLHQSLSQAPLRPVWFVHGARDGAVHAFGAEVDAAIRRHSNARRKVFYSTPTDHDRTGTTYDVQGRVTAADLLELKAGSDAHYMICGPTRFIADLREGLETAGVPVDQIHSETFGPAG from the coding sequence ATGACGACCCCGTCCTCACCTTTTCATCCGGGCGAAATCGAAGCGCAGCAGCGCGCCGGCACGGAAGCCGATGCCGCCGCCGGCGGGCGCTTCATCCGCGATAGCATGCCAGAGCAGCATCGCGAGTTCTTCGCGGCGCTTCCGTTCGTCGTCGTTGCAAGCGGCGACGAGACCGGTCAGCCATGGGTAACGATCCTGGAAGGGCAGCAAGGTTTCGTCGCATCTCCTGATGTGGGACACCTATCGATTGCGGCACGCCCCGGCCCTGGCGATCCGCTCAAGGCTGCGCTTGGTCCCGGATCGGCAATCGGCATGCTCGGGATCGAACTATCGACGCGCCGCCGCAACCGGCTAAACGGCACGGTCAGCGGGAACGGCGATGGACTTGAGATCGCGGTCCGGCAGAGTTTTGGGAACTGCCCCCAATACATCAACGAACGTGGGTGGTCGCGTGTCCCCACCCCTGCCGCGCCGTCCCCCCGCATCTCCGATCGGCTGGACGCGGATCAGATCGCCCAAATCGGGAAGGCGGACACCTTCTTCATCGGGTCCGGCCATGCGGCAGACGGTCGAGAAGCATCGGACGGTTTCGATGCCTCGCATCGCGGCGGACGCCCGGGATTCGTGCGCGTCGCGGACGAGCGGACGATCCTCATTCCGGACTATGCCGGGAACCGGTTCTTCAACACGATCGGGAATATCGTCGCAGATCCCCGCGCCGGCCTGCTCTTCGTCGACTTTGCGACCGGCGGCATGCTCCACGTCGCAGGGCGGGCCGAGATCGACTGGCAGCCGGTCGCGAGCCATGATCCGAACGCCCAGCGCATGATCACGGTGAGGGTCGAGACGGTCGTCGACCGACCAGGCGCCCTTTCGCTGCGCTGGAGCACCGACAGCGTCGAGCGCATGGACCTGGAGATCGTTGACAGGATCGCCGAGAGCGAGACGATCACGTCATTCATTATTGCGAATGCCGACGGAACGCCGCTCCCGCCGTTCGAAGCGGGCCAGTATCTGCCAATCGCGCTCGCCATTCCGGGCGTATCGGAGACGGTCAAGCGGACCTATTCGCTGTCCGGCTCTCCCCGTGACGACACCTGGCGCATCAGCGTCAAACGCGAGAATGACGGTCTCGCATCGCGCTTTTTTCACGACCATGTCGAGGCGGGAGACAGGATCGCCGCCTGGCGACCGGCAGGCGAGTTCCTTCTCCCGGAAGGCGAGGCGGGTCTCGTTCTCGTCAGTGCGGGAGTCGGGGCGACGGCGGTACTACCGATGCTGCATCAGAGCTTGTCGCAAGCCCCGCTGCGGCCAGTCTGGTTCGTGCACGGCGCCCGCGACGGGGCTGTCCACGCCTTCGGAGCGGAAGTGGACGCGGCCATTCGTCGGCATTCCAATGCCCGGCGCAAAGTCTTCTATTCAACGCCAACAGACCACGATCGGACAGGCACCACATACGACGTTCAGGGGCGCGTGACCGCGGCGGACCTCCTCGAACTCAAGGCCGGCTCTGACGCCCACTACATGATCTGCGGGCCGACGCGCTTTATCGCAGACCTTCGCGAGGGTCTGGAGACGGCAGGCGTGCCAGTCGATCAGATCCATTCCGAGACGTTCGGCCCCGCTGGCTGA
- a CDS encoding glutathione S-transferase family protein — protein MSKTKLAEQRPVKLYRSAKSGHCHRVQLMLSLLEIPYETIELDMANGAHKAADYLMLSPLGEVPAIEDDGVVLSDSNAIITYLAERYSDAGKWRGATPVEAGEVQRWLSIAAGEIAAGPCAARLVTVFGASLDHEAAKAKSRALFKLMDAHLKDRDWLAADRTTLADIAGYSYVAHAPEGGVGLTPYPKIRAWLARIEALPNFVGMARSPVLA, from the coding sequence ATGTCGAAGACGAAACTCGCGGAACAGCGCCCGGTGAAGCTTTATCGGAGCGCGAAGTCAGGACACTGCCACCGCGTCCAGCTGATGCTCTCGCTGCTCGAAATCCCATATGAGACGATCGAGCTCGACATGGCGAACGGCGCGCACAAGGCAGCGGATTATCTGATGCTCAGCCCGCTCGGGGAGGTCCCGGCGATCGAGGACGACGGCGTGGTCCTGTCCGACTCGAACGCCATCATCACTTATCTCGCAGAACGCTATTCCGACGCTGGCAAATGGCGGGGCGCGACGCCGGTCGAGGCGGGCGAGGTGCAGCGCTGGCTCTCGATCGCCGCCGGCGAGATAGCCGCCGGCCCCTGCGCGGCCCGGCTCGTGACCGTCTTCGGCGCCAGCCTTGACCATGAGGCTGCCAAAGCGAAGTCCCGAGCTTTGTTCAAGCTTATGGACGCGCATCTTAAAGACCGCGACTGGCTTGCCGCCGATCGGACCACACTCGCCGACATTGCGGGCTACAGTTATGTCGCCCACGCCCCAGAGGGTGGCGTCGGACTCACCCCCTACCCCAAAATCCGCGCATGGCTTGCGCGCATCGAGGCGCTCCCGAACTTCGTCGGCATGGCCCGGTCGCCGGTCCTGGCCTGA
- a CDS encoding LysR substrate-binding domain-containing protein — protein sequence MDRLQSLKVFVAVAEAESFAAGARAVGLSAPSATRGINDLEAALGARLFTRTTRRVRLTDGGLAYLEEVREILAQLQAADDSVAGAARMPVGRLRLTCPQEFGRIHISPILTDFLDRFPDVKAEVLMVDRIVNLVEEGYDIAVRIGHLPPSSLMASKVGEVRRVVCAAPDYIKARGRPDAPADLASHRLIATSGTGATSVWRFGRDSETTVQIDPQLTITSVAASIEVARQGWGLCRALSYQVAADLNAGRLKLVLEDHEPNPLPIHLVHHEGRRAAAKIRSFIDFAAGRLRKNSVLQQ from the coding sequence ATGGATCGCTTGCAATCGCTGAAGGTCTTCGTCGCAGTGGCCGAAGCCGAGAGTTTTGCCGCCGGAGCCAGAGCGGTCGGATTGAGCGCGCCCTCCGCGACGCGGGGCATCAACGACCTCGAAGCCGCGCTGGGAGCCCGGCTCTTCACCCGGACGACGCGAAGGGTCCGATTGACAGACGGTGGCCTAGCCTATCTTGAGGAGGTGCGGGAAATCCTCGCGCAGCTTCAGGCCGCCGACGATTCGGTGGCTGGGGCGGCGCGAATGCCCGTCGGCAGACTGCGCCTCACATGCCCGCAGGAATTCGGCCGCATCCACATTTCACCGATCCTGACCGACTTTCTCGACCGCTTTCCTGACGTGAAGGCCGAGGTCCTGATGGTCGACCGGATCGTCAATCTGGTTGAGGAGGGTTACGACATCGCGGTGCGCATCGGCCATCTTCCGCCTTCCAGCCTGATGGCGTCGAAGGTTGGTGAGGTCCGCCGCGTCGTCTGCGCAGCGCCTGACTATATCAAAGCGCGGGGCCGGCCGGATGCGCCCGCTGATCTTGCCAGCCATCGCCTGATCGCGACCTCCGGTACAGGGGCCACCTCAGTCTGGCGCTTCGGCCGGGACTCCGAGACGACGGTCCAGATCGATCCGCAACTGACGATAACCAGCGTTGCCGCTTCGATCGAGGTCGCGCGGCAGGGGTGGGGGCTTTGCCGCGCCCTTTCATACCAGGTCGCCGCGGATCTCAACGCCGGACGGCTCAAGCTCGTTCTGGAGGATCACGAGCCGAATCCCTTGCCAATCCATCTGGTCCATCACGAAGGACGGCGAGCCGCTGCGAAAATCCGCTCTTTCATTGATTTCGCTGCCGGAAGGCTGCGGAAGAATTCTGTCCTTCAACAATAG